From bacterium, a single genomic window includes:
- the uvrA gene encoding excinuclease ABC subunit A codes for MSRQLPAAPSPTGSSPIRVHGARENNLRSLDLEIPRYSLTVLTGPSGSGKSSLAFDTLFAEGRRRYVESLSSQARQLFGELRKPDVDLVEGLSPAVAVDQHSTSPGPRSTVGTLSEIGSFLRLLFARVGELGGGGFLLDAETIRERLESLPDGTRLTLLAPLIEERKGAQKQLLDRLRREGLVTLRVNGELRDLDGELRLEPGRRNSVDAVVDRLVTGERSRRRLAESAERTLALGAGRLRALVELPAKAGVAGRKVRAAPTEVWDLALAKDGERALPEVSPSLFSFNSRRGACPACQGLGRSRRIREGLLVADPALSLAAGAMPILSGARGAWLLAQIGALGEQLGFTLATPWREIPAAARATLLGGSGRGELDIQLRSPRGRVRKTFPGLIPYLERRAAETHSAALRRSLEALMGDEPCPACAGRRLAPDALRITLGGQNIAELSALPLSVLAERLDGLRFWGPRREVAAQLLPEIRSRLDFLARVGLGYLSLDRPAATLSGGERQRLALAEQVGAAMTGVLYILDEPSIGLHPRDQQALLGTLAALRDRGNTVLVVEHDRETIERADWVIDLGPGAGELGGRLVAAGTPTAIRAHPDSPTGRSLRAAAAWRPRSARPPATDWLRVEGARRNNLKDIDVPIPLGRLTCVTGVSGSGKSSLVRDTLYRHLARRLGHAAGEPGPCRALQGAEAVEDVVNVDQAPIGRSPRSNPATYAGLWNEVRRLFAALPESRLRGYGPGRFSFNVKGGRCEHCQGDGERKVALHFLPPASVPCEVCRGRRFNRETLEIHYRGRTIAEVLEMTVAQAQAHFSEIPSLARGLGVLAEVGLGYLRLGQSALSLSGGEAQRLRLAKELARRARGRAVYILDEPSTGLHFQDVSTLMGILQRLVDKGHTVIIIEHNPDIVREADWLVDLGPEGGPAGGELLFAGPPAEILACPPRHTGAILRGHPQGRDGDAKER; via the coding sequence ATGAGCCGCCAGCTGCCCGCCGCGCCGAGCCCGACCGGGTCCAGCCCGATCCGCGTCCACGGGGCGCGGGAGAACAACCTGCGCAGCCTCGACCTCGAGATCCCGCGCTACAGCCTGACCGTGCTGACGGGCCCCAGCGGCTCGGGCAAGAGCAGCCTCGCCTTCGATACCCTCTTCGCCGAGGGCCGCCGGCGCTACGTCGAGAGCCTCTCGAGCCAGGCGCGGCAGCTCTTCGGCGAGCTGCGCAAGCCCGACGTCGATCTCGTCGAGGGCCTGAGCCCCGCCGTCGCCGTCGATCAGCACAGCACGAGCCCCGGCCCGCGCTCGACCGTGGGCACGCTCAGCGAGATCGGCAGCTTCCTGCGCCTGCTCTTCGCGCGGGTGGGGGAGCTGGGCGGCGGCGGCTTCCTGCTCGACGCCGAGACGATCCGCGAGCGCCTGGAGAGCCTGCCCGACGGCACGCGCCTGACCCTGCTCGCCCCGCTGATCGAGGAGCGCAAGGGCGCGCAGAAGCAGCTCCTCGACCGCCTGCGCCGCGAGGGGCTCGTCACCCTGCGCGTGAACGGCGAGCTGCGCGACCTCGACGGCGAGCTGCGCCTGGAGCCCGGGCGGCGCAACAGCGTCGATGCCGTCGTCGACCGCCTCGTCACCGGCGAGCGCAGCCGGCGCCGCCTGGCCGAGAGCGCCGAGCGCACCCTCGCCCTCGGCGCGGGTCGTCTGCGCGCCCTCGTCGAGCTGCCGGCCAAGGCCGGCGTGGCCGGCCGCAAGGTCCGCGCGGCGCCGACCGAGGTCTGGGATCTCGCCCTCGCCAAGGACGGCGAGCGCGCCCTGCCCGAGGTCTCGCCCAGCCTCTTCTCCTTCAACAGCCGGCGCGGCGCCTGCCCGGCCTGCCAGGGCCTGGGCAGGAGCCGGCGCATCCGCGAAGGGCTGCTGGTCGCCGATCCGGCGCTCAGCCTGGCCGCCGGCGCGATGCCCATCCTCAGCGGGGCGCGCGGCGCCTGGCTGCTCGCGCAGATCGGCGCCCTCGGCGAGCAGCTCGGCTTTACACTCGCGACGCCTTGGCGCGAGATCCCGGCGGCGGCGCGCGCCACGCTGCTCGGCGGCAGCGGGCGCGGCGAGCTGGACATCCAGCTGAGGAGCCCGCGCGGCCGCGTGCGCAAGACCTTTCCCGGCCTGATCCCCTATCTCGAGCGACGCGCCGCCGAGACGCACAGCGCCGCCCTGCGCCGCAGTCTCGAGGCCCTGATGGGCGACGAGCCCTGTCCCGCCTGCGCCGGCCGCCGCCTCGCGCCCGACGCGCTGCGCATCACGCTGGGCGGGCAGAACATCGCCGAACTGTCCGCCCTGCCGCTCTCCGTCCTCGCCGAGCGCCTGGACGGTCTGCGCTTCTGGGGTCCCCGCCGCGAGGTCGCCGCGCAGCTCTTGCCCGAGATCCGCTCGCGCCTGGATTTCCTCGCCCGCGTCGGGCTCGGCTATCTCAGTCTCGACCGCCCGGCGGCCACGCTATCGGGCGGCGAGCGCCAACGCCTCGCGCTCGCCGAGCAGGTGGGCGCCGCGATGACGGGCGTGCTCTACATCCTCGACGAGCCCTCGATCGGCCTGCACCCCCGTGACCAGCAGGCCCTGCTCGGCACGCTGGCCGCCCTGCGCGACCGCGGCAACACGGTGCTCGTCGTCGAGCACGATCGCGAGACGATCGAGCGCGCGGACTGGGTGATCGACCTCGGGCCGGGCGCCGGCGAGCTGGGGGGGCGCCTTGTCGCGGCGGGCACCCCGACGGCGATCCGCGCCCACCCGGACAGCCCCACCGGTCGCAGCCTGCGCGCCGCCGCGGCCTGGCGGCCGCGGTCGGCGCGGCCGCCGGCGACGGACTGGCTGCGGGTGGAGGGAGCGCGCCGCAACAACCTCAAGGACATCGACGTGCCGATTCCGCTGGGCCGCCTCACCTGCGTGACCGGCGTCTCGGGCAGCGGCAAGAGCAGCCTCGTGCGCGATACGCTCTACCGCCACCTCGCCCGGCGCCTCGGCCACGCCGCCGGCGAGCCCGGCCCCTGCCGCGCCCTGCAGGGCGCCGAGGCGGTGGAGGACGTCGTCAATGTGGACCAGGCGCCGATCGGCCGCTCGCCGCGCAGCAACCCGGCCACCTACGCCGGGCTCTGGAACGAGGTGCGCCGGCTCTTCGCCGCCCTGCCCGAGAGCCGGCTGCGCGGCTACGGCCCCGGCCGCTTCAGCTTCAACGTGAAGGGGGGACGCTGCGAGCACTGCCAGGGCGACGGCGAGCGCAAGGTCGCCCTGCACTTCCTGCCGCCGGCCTCCGTGCCCTGCGAGGTCTGCCGGGGGCGGCGCTTCAATCGCGAGACCCTCGAGATCCACTACCGCGGGCGCACGATCGCCGAGGTGCTCGAGATGACGGTGGCCCAGGCCCAGGCGCACTTCAGCGAGATCCCCAGCCTCGCGCGCGGCCTCGGCGTGCTCGCCGAGGTCGGTCTGGGCTACCTGCGCCTGGGGCAGAGCGCGCTCAGCCTCTCGGGCGGCGAGGCGCAGCGGCTCAGGCTGGCCAAGGAACTCGCGCGGCGCGCGCGCGGACGGGCGGTCTACATCCTCGACGAGCCCAGCACGGGCCTGCACTTCCAGGATGTCAGCACCCTGATGGGCATCCTCCAGCGGCTGGTTGACAAGGGGCACACCGTCATTATAATTGAGCACAATCCCGACATCGTCCGGGAGGCGGACTGGCTCGTCGACCTCGGACCGGAAGGCGGTCCCGCGGGCGGCGAGCTGCTCTTCGCCGGTCCACCCGCCGAGATCCTGGCCTGCCCTCCCCGTCATACCGGAGCCATCCTGCGCGGCCACCCGCAGGGCCGCGACGGCGACGCCAAGGAGCGCTGA